A window of the Miscanthus floridulus cultivar M001 chromosome 14, ASM1932011v1, whole genome shotgun sequence genome harbors these coding sequences:
- the LOC136505128 gene encoding probable purple acid phosphatase 20, with the protein MPASHSPPLSISACMLQSRLRFRKHREQQVIVPVAAMARSRSMAALALLVLASSALPASVAVTSPYVRPPPRATLSLPRDDDADGQTPQQVHISMVGPDKVRVSWITDDDAPATVDYGTSSGQYPFSATGNTTTYSYVLYHSGNIHDAVIGPLQPSTTYYYRCSASPSRELSFRTPPATLPFKFVIIGDLGQTGWTASTLKHIAAADYDMLLLPGDLSYADFVQSRWDSYGRLVEPLASARPWMVTQGNHEVEKLPLIEPTPFKAYNARWRMPYDYAAAAPPSGDNLYYSFDVAGGAVHVLMLGSYTDYGAGSAQLRWLRADLAALDRRSGRPAFVLALVHAPWYNSNEAHQGEGDAMRDAMEALLYGARVDAVFAGHVHAYERFERVYAGKEDPCAPVYVTIGDGGNREGLADKYIDPQPTISAFREASFGHGRLEVVNATHALWTWHRNDDDEPVVADQVWINSLAANPACNRSKKKM; encoded by the exons ATGCCGGCCAGCCATTCCCCTCCACTTTCCATTTCCGCTTGCATGCTCCAAAGCCGTCTTAGATTCAGGAAACACCGAGAGCAACAAGTTATTGTGCCAGTGGCCGCCATGGCAAGAAGCAGGAGCATGGCGGCGCTGGCGCTCCTCGTCCTGGCCTCCTCCGCGCTGCCCGCGTCCGTCGCCGTGACGTCGCCGTACGTTCGGCCGCCGCCCAGGGCCACGCTGTCGCTGCCCCGGGACGACGACGCCGACGGCCAGACGCCGCAGCAG GTGCACATATCAATGGTAGGGCCTGACAAGGTGCGGGTATCATGGATCACCGACGACGACGCGCCGGCGACGGTCGACTACGGCACGTCGTCCGGCCAATACCCCTTCTCCGCGACCGGAAACACGACGACCTACTCCTACGTGCTCTACCACTCCGGCAACATCCACGACGCCGTCATCGGCCCGCTCCAGCCCAGCACCACCTACTACTACCGCTGCAGCGCCAGCCCGTCGCGGGAGCTCTCCTTCCGCACGCCGCCGGCCACCCTCCCCTTCAAATTCGTCATCATCG GTGACCTCGGTCAGACGGGGTGGACGGCTTCCACGCTGAAGCACATCGCCGCCGCCGACTACGACATGCTCCTGCTCCCGGGCGACCTGTCCTACGCCGACTTCGTCCAGTCGCGGTGGGACTCGTACGGCCGCCTCGTGGAGCCGCTGGCCAGCGCGCGGCCGTGGATGGTGACGCAGGGTAACCACGAGGTCGAGAAGCTGCCGCTGATCGAGCCCACGCCGTTCAAGGCGTACAACGCGCGGTGGCGCATGCCGTACGactacgccgccgccgcgccgccgtcggGCGACAACCTCTACTACTCCTTCGACGTCGCCGGCGGCGCCGTGCACGTCCTCATGCTCGGCTCCTACACCGACTACGGCGCCGGCAGCGCGCAGCTCCGCTGGCTCCGCGCCGACCTCGCGGCGCTCGACCGCAGGAGTGGCAGGCCGGCGTTCGTGCTCGCGCTGGTGCACGCGCCGTGGTACAACAGCAACGAGGCGCACCAGGGGGAGGGCGACGCCATGCGGGACGCCATGGAGGCGCTGCTGTACGGCGCGCGCGTCGACGCCGTGTTCGCGGGCCACGTCCACGCGTACGAGAGGTTCGAGCGCGTCTACGCCGGCAAGGAGGATCCCTGCGCGCCCGTGTACGTCACCATCGGTGACGGCGGCAACCGGGAGGGGCTGGCGGACAAGTACATCGACCCGCAGCCGACGATCTCGGCGTTCCGGGAGGCCAGCTTCGGGCACGGCCGGCTCGAGGTGGTGAACGCCACGCACGCGCTGTGGACGTGGCAccgcaacgacgacgacgagccgGTCGTCGCCGATCAGGTGTGGATCAACAGCCTCGCGGCCAACCCGGCTTGTAACAGAAGCAAGAAGAAGATGTGA